The Euphorbia lathyris chromosome 4, ddEupLath1.1, whole genome shotgun sequence genomic interval ATTTAGTAAGAAGCCCAAATGGTATTTGGGATAAAAAATCAGGAATAACGACATTAGCGACGGAATTTTATTTGTAGCAGAAAATCCATATATAGTAATGGGAACAGAACAACAGAAAGTAGCATTTtacattgaaaaaaataataacagatATTTTACCTACTATTAGCAGACTGATATACAAGGATTTCTTAagagtttaatatttttaaaataatatttaaagtttatttgatttaaccaTTCAGtaccaaaattaaaaatgaaaatgttcaCCTACAAAGCATTTAAACATTCTACCTAAGCAGCATAAAGTACTAATTCAAAAAATGACATGAATAAAAAGTATAATATTAATAACTCAATTCAAATAAAGCCCAAGAGTTTAACAATGCTAATTAAAATGATTAAACCATAAAACATAATCATCATCCAAATAGTCATTAAAACATAATCATCATCCAAATAGTCATTAAAACATTAACACCATTACCAAAtatcaacaaaatcaatttcaatttagtttataaaagCAAGTAACTAATGAACCACAAAACCTCTAAGATCTTCAATATCTATTTAGGGGGTAGCAACTCAATAATCACAATTTTTAGAACATCTTGGCAACCTCATGAATCCTCGTTCAAATGCTGCCATCTTAGAAGTTGTTACATGATCTTTGAATTCCACCACCATCTTTTCCAACACTCTTGCATTCTTGAGTAGAAATTTTACAAAGGTTAAAACAACCTCCTCCGGACAGCCAATGATCATAATAGTCTTCAGATGCAATGATAAACAATCAAAGTCCCTCTCATTGGAATTCCAATAGTTTTTTCCAAAATCAGTCTGCTTGAGGAAATTATAATATTTCtagagataaaacaaaaaaaaatattgttaggATAAGGTACTTATTTTATGGAAAACTAgtgaaattaaaatgttaaaacaTTTTCTATTGTGTTCCTTTTGCTTTATAAACATAAAACTGAGAAAACTCATGAAATATCAACCATTTAATTCACAATAATTCTTGAATTAAATTTGACAACTAGAATTAAAAGGTTTAAAAAATTACCTGATCATAGTGCGGCACATTAATAACTAATTTCTCAAGCACATGTGAATTACGAAGTACACATGTAATTCCAAATTTAGGGTTGGTGGTATTAGAATAATACAAAATCAAGCATTTGATGTCTAACACCGGTAAAAACAGATCTCCCATGGAAACAAATTTTGAGAGAACCTGCAAACATAACATAGAAAAGAAAATTCACTAAAAAATATTAGACATATTTCTATTAAAGTCAGGatgaaatgtttttttattctttataagTTACCTTGATAAAGCATCTCCCAAGTGTTAGCTCTTTGATATGTTGAAGCTGTTGAAGAATGTCTTTAATCCAACTTTTTTGACTTTCTTGATCTGAAATATCATCCTCCTCCCACTCCCCAGACCATAAAACTCGGGACCGTAAAAATCAATAGTAGCACAAAGTAAAGATGACAGATTCAGTAATTTAACAGTTCCAACTCGTCCCAAATCATTAAGAATAATCAGTTTTTCAAGATTTGGACATGAAATTTCCACATCAGTTAAGTGTCCTAAAGccaatcttttcaaagattCGGAAGCAATAACCAGCCCTGAAATCCCATCACAGTTAAGATCAAATGATTCGAGTAACAAACTACAAGATACAACATTTTTAATCGCTTGAGTAACCAGCTTTGAATAACATATCGTCACAACATTAAGATTCAAAGATAATTCCTCGAGgtttggacatgaaatttcaaaaGCTGAAATAAAACGGTCACTATAAACAAATCCCATAGCAGCATTATGATGGCAGagaaatcttttcaaagatttGGAAACAATAATCAGCTTATCAAATTGAGAAAGACTGGCAATCAATTCTAACGATTTGAGCAACGGACTGCCagaaagaatatgttccatcgCTTGATCAGGCAACTTACAATCATACATACCCAATTCCGTGAGGCATTCCCAATTTACCCTTCCATTAGGCATTAAAGTACAATTTTGGATTGTCAATTTAACAAGTGAAGCATTGTCGAAAAGGAATTCCGGCAACGTGTACACGTGCTGGCTTAAAGTCAAGCTTAAGTCCTCCACATGTTTTCTTGTTGCAAAACCGATTTTTGCAGTAATCCGAGGATCCTTGTCATCGCTACAAGGATGATCAAGGTGGAATTTTTTGATCTTGGAGCAGTCCTGGAGATTTAAGATATTGTCAATGATATTATGGGAGTTTTCACAAGATATACCTGTGTAATTGAATATCAGAACCGGAACACGAGTCCATTGGTTCTGCCACCTTGATGGCAAAAAGGAGAGCATATGGTGAATGAGACAATCCGGCAAATCACTGATTCGGTCTTGTTGCTCCTCCTCCACCTTTACACTTTTGCTTCCCATTTCCTCACTCGGAAGATGTAAGTAAACCTAGGCTGCTGAGGACGAAGATGGAATATAtataaggcctaatacacaaataacaccctgaacttgtccaaatgttgcaactgtcccctccaactttcaattgtaacaacttacccctcaaacttgtccaattgtaaaacataactcctcaaacttgttcaattgtaaaacagaaCCCCAAAGTGCTGATACGGaatgcaattgaagaaacacgtgaaatacaaaagctgcaaacgctcgtggaatgtgataatcagatctttagacccaaaaaaatcaatatttaagtaaccaaatcctcaattcttcaacttattcttcaacttcttcttcttctttttgttattgctattcgttttttagtgttttcttgattcaaagttttgggatattatgtgggtgaaaatgtgtttatgtggagaaatagctccattgaagatttcataGCGTGATACGAATTCGGGGAAatatttttacggttgcttcaagtacggggtaaaaaaaatcccaatttggggttatgttttacaattggacaagtttgaggggttatattttacaatggGACAAGTTTGAGCGGTAAGTTGTtataattgaaagttgaggggggcagttgcaacatttgaacaagttcagggggttatttgtgtattaggcctatatataatataatatagtgTAGGCGTCTCCTTGAATCCCCTGAAATATGGGTGCATGTGGTCGGTTAAtcagtccattaaggttaattcgatCGGTTAATCATTTAATCAGTTTTtagtccattaaattcggttaaccactaatcggttaaccaattattttggTCGGTTAAGCTTTTATTTTGGATCCTAAagattagtaaataaaaataaaaataataaaaaaaatttaatttttattgtgagtgaGACGGCGGGTCAATGACGTGTTGATTTAACTGCGGAGAGGGACATGTGCATATATTATGTCCGTGTAATTTTACACAATACACTAATTATTTAACCCTTATGGTTTTACATAATACACTAATTAGTCCCAAACTTGTTAAACATAATTATATGATCTCTCAGTTTTGATTCTAttaaattgtttagtccctatataaAATCTCTGTCTACAAATATGTTAAAGAGCAATTAAACGGATAAAAATAGatttctaaaagataaaaatagatttctaaattgtttagtccctatataaAACTTATAGCTACAAAGTTgtggaaaacaagtaaaaaaatcttgtttttgtttctatatcaaaaaagaaaaaagaaaaaaaaagccgCATAAACTGAAATTAAAGAGACAGTAGCAAATAAACTGAgagttatttacatattttcatttcatttagtgttaatatttgattgaaaGACTAAACCactaaaagttaaaaaatttaGAGACCTTCTAATTAAATAGTGGACGGTTAATGGGTTAtgtaaaaatatagggactaaacaattgtttaaccatataaataaatgtatatttttatatttttaaatatttaattgatattaagTTTTTCGGTTAACCATAGTTTTTGGAATAAAGAAACCGTAACTTACTTGAAAGTTGAAGAAccaaagttgcttaaaatatcattcaaCGCATGAAA includes:
- the LOC136227040 gene encoding putative F-box/LRR-repeat protein At5g02930, whose translation is MGSKSVKVEEEQQDRISDLPDCLIHHMLSFLPSRWQNQWTRVPVLIFNYTGISCENSHNIIDNILNLQDCSKIKKFHLDHPCSDDKDPRITAKIGFATRKHVEDLSLTLSQHVYTLPEFLFDNASLVKLTIQNCTLMPNGRVNWECLTELGMYDCKLPDQAMEHILSGSPLLKSLELIASLSQFDKLIIVSKSLKRFLCHHNAAMGFVYSDRFISAFEISCPNLEELSLNLNVVTICYSKLVTQAIKNVVSCSLLLESFDLNCDGISGLVIASESLKRLALGHLTDVEISCPNLEKLIILNDLGRVGTVKLLNLSSLLCATIDFYGPEFYGLGSGRRMIFQIKKVKKVLSKFVSMGDLFLPVLDIKCLILYYSNTTNPKFGITCVLRNSHVLEKLVINVPHYDQKYYNFLKQTDFGKNYWNSNERDFDCLSLHLKTIMIIGCPEEVVLTFVKFLLKNARVLEKMVVEFKDHVTTSKMAAFERGFMRLPRCSKNCDY